The sequence below is a genomic window from Hyla sarda isolate aHylSar1 chromosome 1 unlocalized genomic scaffold, aHylSar1.hap1 SUPER_1_unloc_1, whole genome shotgun sequence.
ggacattatacagtaatggaggggtctggtgatgactggagaggtgacactgctgggaatgctgggacattatacagtaatggaggggtctggtgatgactggagaggtgacactgctgggaatgctgggacattatacagtaatggaggggtctggtgatgactggagaggtgacactgctgggacattatacagtaatggaggggtctgatgactggagaggtgacactgctgggacattatacagtaatggaggggtctggtgatgactggagaggtgacactgctgggaatgctgggacattttacagtaacaccactggaggggtcggggtgatgactgtatcattgtgtgtcaggttcctataaggtgtcaggacgtggcggtctatttctccatggaggagtgggagtatgtagaaggacacaaggatcagtacaaggatcaggtcatgatggaggatcagcagcccctcacatcaccaggtaatagacatgactatatacacacgtcctctcattatttgtatgtaaagaatgaattcagtctctgtatgtgttccctacagtcagatccagtaagagaacagcaccagagaggtgtccccgtcctcttcttccacaggatgatcaggtagatggagatattccctatgatctgtagaagggctgtgaagctcttgtggtcagtcccctcaccctccatgactcctcatctcctgctcatctataacatcccacgtgacttctcctactgtctgatgacttttacaatatttcttccacatcttatgaatcagggagaagatccaaacaatattaatgctccagagacagatgtgagcggtgatgagcagtataatgaggacattcctacagcgaaagatctgatctatattaatgctacagacataaaggaagaagaagagacagatgtgagtggtgatgagcagtataaggaggacattcctacagcgaaagatctgatctatattaatgctacagacataaaggaagaagaagagacagatgtgagtggtgatgagcagtataaggaggacattcctacaggtaaccgcccaggtgagtagtaaccacttaATGCAGAGAACAGTCACAGATTCTGCTCAGTTACCGGctgtaataatttttttgggactccgatggaaaacaatagtttttttaatcaactggtgctaaaaagttattcaaaattgtaaattacttctatttaaacatcttaagccttccagtacttatcagctgctgtatgctgcagagaaagttgtgtagttctttactgtctgaccgcagtgctctctgctgacacctctgtccatgtcaggaactgtccagagcaggagaggttaaaaataaacaaatgtttatCTCTAGGACAGGCTAGGTgggctctcttcttcttctccccaTTTTATTATGTGTCTCCTTTCTTCTTGGCACTAAgaacactaaggctgggttcaaatggctgaaaatgtgcggaatgaacACCCAGAAAACAcgggcggacattccgcagatttaaagcgtatctgtcgtagtttaaaaaaaaaaataaatgttacccGGTCCCTAATCCTGATCGTGTACATATATGTTTTATGTCTGTGGGATCTTTatttccagagatataagcatttatctgttgctcagttactttttcattgtgcaggctggagggggcgtgtctgtctgtctccctcacagtgatgactcatctgctctgagatcGGGaggagcctgggcagtcagccaactctactctgtaaccctttcctctctggttttatgctgtgtcatgttacacagaggaagatgcttgtagcttgcctgcagtattcTTAAGACATTATGGcgagttcataacaggataaaatgtataaatataagaataaatctttataaaattagtgcaaggattttatagataaaagtacagcatttttatcaatacgttttctatctgttttatatgttcacactgcgtattTCCCGCTGAATTCCGTgctgtgaacattaccatcagtgtgaatggatcTTCtgtgagacctgttcacactgcggaatttcagcagcggaaattgttccgcgcaaagaaagaacatgttcattctttgcgcataagtccgcgaacactgcatagccgtcaatggtgacgacgCAGTGTCGCACGGTCCTACTGccggcggaattctgcgagcggagattctgttCACACTCcgtagtatgaacataccctaaagttgGATACTAATCCACATAGCTGTCACTAGCTGGCACTggaattcccccacaataggtacaggcaccagagttccctcacattagctacaggcacccgagttcccccacagtagctccaggcaccagagttcccccacagtagctccaggcaccagagttcccccacattagctccaggcacccgagttcccccacagtagctacaggcacccaagttcccccacagtagctacaggcacccgagttcccccacagcagctacaggcatcagagttcccccacagtaggtataggcatcggagttcccccacagtaggtacaggcatcggagttcccccacagtaggtacaggtaccagagttcccctacagtaggtacaggcatcggagttccaccacagtaggtacaggcatcggagttcccccacagtaggtacaggcaccagagttcccctacagtaggtacaggcatcggagttcccccacagtaggtacaggcaccagagttcccccacagtaggtacaggcaccggagttcccccactgtaggtacaggcaccagagttcaccctcagcagctacaggcatcagagttcccccacagcagctacaggcatcagggttcctccacagcagctacaggcatcagggttcccccacagtaagCACATgcatctgagttcccccacagtaaacACAGGCATCTGAGCTCCCCAACAGTAATCACTGGaatctgagttcccccacagcagctacaggcatctgagttcccccacagtagcacaGTTTACCTACATTAGGTagacgttcccccacattaggtagccgctcccccacattaggtagcagcttcccccacaatagtagttcACCCTCATttggtagcagctcccccacaatagcagttcccccacatttggtagcagctcccccacatgtggtagcagttcccccacaatagcagttcccccacatttggtagcagctcccccacaatagcagtcCCTCACATCtggtagcagctcccccacatgtggtatcagttcccccacaatagcagttaccccacattaggtagcagttcccccacattaggtagcagcttcccccacaatagtagcagctcccccacaatagcagttcccccacatttggaagccactccccccacaatagtagcagctcccccacaatagcagttcccccacatttggtagcagctcccccacaatagcagttcccccacatttggtagcagctcTCCCACAtgtggtagcagttcccccacaatagcagttcccccacatttggtagcagctcCCACACAATAGCAGTTCCCTCACATCTGGTAGCAGCTCTCCCACAtgtggtagcagttcccccacaatagcagttcccccacatttggtagcagctcccccacaatagcagttctcccacatttggtagcagctcccccacatgtgGTAGCAGTTCCAccacaatagcagttcccccacatttggtagcagctcccccacaatagcagttctCCCACATCTGGTAGCAGCTCTCCCACAtgtggtagcagttcccccacaatagcagctcccccacatttggtagcagctcccccacaatagcagttctCCCACATCtggtagcagctcccccacatgtggtagcagttcccccacaatagcagttaccccacattaggtagcagctcccacacaatagcagtccccccacatttggtagccgctcccccacaatagtagcagctcccccacaatagcagttcccccacatttggcagccactccccccacaatagtagcagctcccccacatttggtagcagctctcccacaatagcagttcccccacatttggtagcagttcccccacaatagcagctcccccacattaggtagcagctcccccacaatagcagttcccccacattaggtagcagctcccccatattaggtagcagttcccccacatttggtaccagctcccccacaatagcagttcccccTCATTTGGTAGCCGCTtccccacaatagcagttcccccacattgggtagcagcTCACCCACaatagcagttaccccacatttggtagccgctcccccacaatagcagttcccccacatttggtagcagttcccccacattaggtcgaaacacacacagacatacacagacatacatacatacatacatacacagacatacatacatacacagacatacatacatacagacagacatacatacatacacagacacacatacatacacagacatacattcatacacagacatacatacatacacagacacacatacatacagacagacatacatacacagacatacatacatacacagacatacatacacagacatacatacacagacacacatacatacatacacacatacatacacagacatacatacatacacagacatacatacacagacacacatacatacacagacatacatacatacacagacattcatacagacagacatacacacctacatacacagacatacatacagacagacatacatacacagacatacatacatgcacatacacacacatacatacatacacagacagacatacatacatacacagacatacatacacagacacacatacatacacatacgcacatacatacatacacagacatacatacatacatacacacacagacatacatacatacacagacatgcaTACACAgagatacatacacagacacacatacatacacagacatatatacatacagacacacatagacacactcacccgccctgcacAGTGCTTCTCTCCGGCGACGGACATCCCTGACATACAGTCACCACTTCAGcccaacatacatacacagacatacatacacacatacacagacatacatacatacagacatacatacacagacacagacatacatacatacagacagacatacatacacagacatatatacatacagacacacatagacacactcacccgccctgcacAGTGCTTCTCTCCGGCGACGGACATCCCTGACATACAGTCACCACTTCAGcccaacatacatacacagacatacatacacacatacacagacatacatacatacagacatacatacacagacacacatacatacagacagacatacatacatacatacacagacagacagacatacatacagacacacattcatacacagacacacatacatacacagacatacatacatacacacatacatacacagacatacatacatacacacatacatacacagacacactcacccgccctgcacAGTGCTTCTCTCCGGCGACGGACGTCCCTGACATCCTCTTGCATGGGCTGCCGGCGCTGTGGTGGAGGAGGTAGGAGCAGGTCTAACCGTAGCCCCGGGAGGGTGTTTGCTGGGGTCAGCGGCATCATGGAACGGGCATAGTAAAAGGATGGGGGGCGGTGCAGGTGCTGAATGTGCGGCCGCAGCTGAAAAAaaagccgcggcgatcccgaacagctccctgagctaaccggcatggtttcactttcattttagacgcggcgttcaactttggacgccgcatctaaagggttaatagcgcgcggcaccgcgatcaatgccgcgtgctattagccacgggtcctgggctTGACCCGCTGTGGCCCcccgttatagaacaggagcggactcaggacatacaagtacaccctgggtccttaactggttaaagttCCCGGTAGAGGGATGCACTGGGATTGAGATCCCGCGGGACCCAACCCAAAATATGCAGACGGTCAGGAGGCTGTTGCGTGCGGGCGGTCAGGCACTATGCCTGTGGGTCCCACAAATCCTGCATCAGCCTCCATATAGCTCGAAATGAGACAGTGGCTGACTGTCCCA
It includes:
- the LOC130297922 gene encoding gastrula zinc finger protein XlCGF53.1-like, translating into MERDRNKMADRILNLTLQILFRLTGEDYKVVKKSSSGRCRAPVGEEWGRSLSPIPGPPPHSLIHEEMGEMKILELINKMMELLTREVPIRCQDVAVYFSMEEWEYVEGHKDQYKDQVMMEDQQPLTSPVRSSKRTAPERCPRPLLPQDDQGEDPNNINAPETDVSGDEQYNEDIPTAKDLIYINATDIKEEEETDVSGDEQYKEDIPTAKDLIYINATDIKEEEETDVSGDEQYKEDIPTGNRPVLCWKCF